Proteins encoded within one genomic window of Brassica rapa cultivar Chiifu-401-42 chromosome A09, CAAS_Brap_v3.01, whole genome shotgun sequence:
- the LOC103838438 gene encoding protein RALF-like 9 has translation MGMSESIKVIVSLFLVVLLALAATQTESRYINYHALHGDHSLICDKAHPNTCEKEEANPYTRGCETIDRCRGQSLGPKM, from the coding sequence atgggGATGTCTGAAAGTATCAAGGTTattgtctctctctttcttgtgGTGTTATTGGCTCTTGCAGCAACCCAGACAGAGTCAAGATACATAAATTATCATGCCCTTCATGGAGATCACAGTTTAATTTGTGATAAAGCGCACCCAAACACCTGCGAGAAGGAAGAAGCCAATCCTTATACTAGAGGATGCGAGACAATCGATCGTTGTCGTGGTCAATCTCTAGGCCCAAAAATGTGA
- the LOC103838439 gene encoding protein RALF-like 9 yields MGMSESIKVIVSLFLVVLLALAATQTESRYINYHALHGDHSLICDKAHPNTCKKEEANPYTRGCETIDCCRGQSLGPKM; encoded by the coding sequence atgGGGATGTCTGAAAGTATCAAGGTTattgtctctctctttcttgtgGTGTTATTGGCTCTTGCAGCAACCCAGACAGAGTCAAGATACATAAATTATCATGCCCTTCATGGAGATCACAGTTTGATTTGTGATAAAGCGCACCCAAACACCTGCAAGAAGGAAGAAGCCAATCCTTATACCAGAGGATGCGAGACAATCGATTGTTGTCGTGGTCAATCTCTAGGCCCAAAAATGTGA
- the LOC117127898 gene encoding protein RALF-like 9, producing the protein MGMSESIKVIVSLFLVVLLALAATQTESRYINYHALHGDHSLICDKAHPNTCKKEEANPYTRGCETIDRCRGQSLGPKM; encoded by the coding sequence atgGGGATGTCTGAAAGTATCAAGGTTattgtctctctctttcttgtgGTGTTATTGGCTCTTGCAGCAACCCAGACAGAGTCAAGATACATAAATTATCATGCCCTTCATGGAGATCACAGTTTGATTTGTGATAAAGCGCACCCAAACACCTGCAAGAAGGAAGAAGCCAATCCTTATACCAGAGGATGCGAGACAATCGATCGTTGTCGTGGTCAATCTCTAGGCCCAAAAATGTGA